From Magnolia sinica isolate HGM2019 chromosome 13, MsV1, whole genome shotgun sequence, one genomic window encodes:
- the LOC131223609 gene encoding gibberellin 2-beta-dioxygenase 6 isoform X2 yields MLEEYGRHMVRVARQLFEALAMNLAFDPIQKASYLSDSDGLLRVYRYPCCPMTTGEFFGMDAHTDSSVLSILNQDEVGGLQVLKDLKWVDVRPIPGTLVVNLGDMMQAMSNEEYKSVKHRVVVNGRRERFSICYFAFPMEDGAIHSSKYKTFTYKDFRAKVQEDIKTTGFKVGLDRFKLKQPDSGLGA; encoded by the exons ATGTTGGAGGAGTACGGGCGGCACATGGTACGAGTTGCTCGACAACTTTTCGAAGCCCTGGCCATGAACTTGGCATTCGACCCAATACAGAAGGCGTCCTACCTATCGGATTCTGATGGGCTATTGCGAGTCTACCGCTACCCATGTTGTCCCATGACGACTGGTGAATTCTTTGGCATGGATGCTCACACGGATAGCTCGGTACTCTCCATACTCAATCAAGATGAGGTAGGAGGCTTGCAAGTCCTTAAGGACCTCAAATGGGTCGATGTAAGGCCGATCCCAGGCACGCTTGTGGTGAACCTTGGCGACATGATGCAG GCCATGAGCAACGAAGAATACAAGAGTGTGAAACATAGGGTGGTGGTGAATGGAAGGAGGGAGAGGTTCTCCATATGCTATTTTGCTTTTCCCATGGAAGATGGTGCCATTCATAGTTCAAAATACAAGACATTCACGTACAAGGATTTCAGGGCCAAAGTGCAAGAAGACATCAAGACCACAGGTTTCAAGGTTGGTCTGGACCGTTTCAAGCTCAAACAGCCGGACTCGGGTCTCGGGGCTTGA
- the LOC131223609 gene encoding gibberellin 2-beta-dioxygenase 6 isoform X1, with protein sequence MWRPNISSYPPPFRQSNYHHKQAHSDRPPPVAHPLPIIDLQHLNPNSLGEACGDWGLFLLTNHGIPPILTTQIQDHAKILFSLPFDSKETQITNHPITYFWGTPAISQNVQNLNWVESFHAPLKHLQDGGHKIHPMLESFRCMLEEYGRHMVRVARQLFEALAMNLAFDPIQKASYLSDSDGLLRVYRYPCCPMTTGEFFGMDAHTDSSVLSILNQDEVGGLQVLKDLKWVDVRPIPGTLVVNLGDMMQAMSNEEYKSVKHRVVVNGRRERFSICYFAFPMEDGAIHSSKYKTFTYKDFRAKVQEDIKTTGFKVGLDRFKLKQPDSGLGA encoded by the exons ATGTGGAGACCAAACATCTCTTCCTACCCACCTCCCTTTCGCCAATCCAACTACCACCACAAACAGGCTCATTCTGACCGTCCACCACCCGTGGCCCATCCGTTACCCATCATAGACCTCCAACACCTAAATCCCAACTCCCTTGGAGAAGCCTGTGGAGATTGGGGCCTCTTCCTTTTAACCAACCATGGAATCCCACCAATCCTGACCACCCAAATCCAAGACCATGCCAAGATCCTATTCTCCCTGCCCTTTGATTCCAAAGAGACCCAAATCACCAATCATCCCATCACATACTTTTGGGGTACCCCAGCTATCTCACAAAATGTCCAAAACCTCAATTGGGTTGAAAGCTTCCATGCTCCTCTCAAACACTTGCAAGATGGTGGACACAAAATCCACCCCATGTTGGAGTCTTTCAG GTGCATGTTGGAGGAGTACGGGCGGCACATGGTACGAGTTGCTCGACAACTTTTCGAAGCCCTGGCCATGAACTTGGCATTCGACCCAATACAGAAGGCGTCCTACCTATCGGATTCTGATGGGCTATTGCGAGTCTACCGCTACCCATGTTGTCCCATGACGACTGGTGAATTCTTTGGCATGGATGCTCACACGGATAGCTCGGTACTCTCCATACTCAATCAAGATGAGGTAGGAGGCTTGCAAGTCCTTAAGGACCTCAAATGGGTCGATGTAAGGCCGATCCCAGGCACGCTTGTGGTGAACCTTGGCGACATGATGCAG GCCATGAGCAACGAAGAATACAAGAGTGTGAAACATAGGGTGGTGGTGAATGGAAGGAGGGAGAGGTTCTCCATATGCTATTTTGCTTTTCCCATGGAAGATGGTGCCATTCATAGTTCAAAATACAAGACATTCACGTACAAGGATTTCAGGGCCAAAGTGCAAGAAGACATCAAGACCACAGGTTTCAAGGTTGGTCTGGACCGTTTCAAGCTCAAACAGCCGGACTCGGGTCTCGGGGCTTGA